One Micromonospora sp. WMMD1120 genomic region harbors:
- a CDS encoding thymidine phosphorylase: MMSFAAVDVIRVKRDGGVLSDAQIDWVLDAYTRGVVADEQMSALAMAILLNGMTGPEIARWTAAMIASGERLDLSAVRRPTVDKHSTGGVGDKITLPLTPLVAACGAAVPQLSGRGLGHTGGTLDKLESIPGWRATVRNDEFIAQLDDVGAVICAAGAGLAPADRKLYALRDVTGTVEAIPLIASSIMSKKIAEGTGALVLDVKVGSGAFMKSVDQARELARTMVELGGAHGVRTVALLTDMSTPLGLAIGNAVEVTESVEVLAGGGPADVVELTLALAREMLDAAGLPDADPAAALRDGRAMDSWRAMIRAQGGDPDAPMPVAAEVEVVRAERDGYVTAVDAYAMGVAAWRLGAGRARKEDPVSVPAGVVLHKRPGDAVRAGDPLYELRAEDATKIPAALAEAAGAVRLGPTAPAPNPLVMERIG, translated from the coding sequence CTGATGAGCTTTGCTGCTGTTGACGTCATCCGGGTGAAGCGGGACGGGGGTGTGCTGTCGGACGCGCAGATCGACTGGGTGCTCGACGCGTACACCCGGGGGGTTGTCGCCGACGAGCAGATGTCCGCGCTGGCGATGGCGATCCTGCTCAACGGCATGACCGGGCCGGAGATCGCCCGGTGGACCGCCGCGATGATCGCCAGCGGTGAGCGGCTCGACCTCTCGGCGGTACGTCGGCCGACTGTCGACAAGCACTCCACCGGCGGCGTCGGCGACAAGATCACCCTGCCGCTCACCCCGCTGGTGGCCGCGTGTGGCGCCGCCGTACCCCAGTTGAGCGGCCGTGGCCTCGGGCACACCGGCGGCACGCTGGACAAGCTGGAGTCGATCCCCGGCTGGCGGGCCACCGTGCGCAACGACGAGTTCATCGCGCAACTCGACGACGTCGGCGCGGTGATCTGCGCCGCCGGTGCCGGCCTGGCCCCGGCCGACCGCAAGCTGTACGCGCTGCGGGACGTCACCGGGACCGTGGAGGCGATCCCGCTGATCGCCAGCTCGATCATGAGTAAGAAGATCGCCGAGGGGACCGGCGCGCTGGTTCTCGACGTGAAGGTCGGCTCGGGCGCCTTCATGAAGTCCGTCGACCAGGCCCGCGAGCTGGCGCGCACGATGGTCGAGCTGGGCGGCGCGCACGGTGTTCGGACGGTCGCCCTGCTCACCGACATGTCCACACCGCTCGGCCTGGCCATCGGCAACGCCGTCGAGGTGACCGAGTCGGTGGAGGTGCTGGCCGGTGGTGGGCCGGCCGACGTGGTGGAGCTGACGTTGGCCCTGGCCCGGGAGATGCTGGACGCCGCCGGCCTACCGGACGCCGATCCGGCGGCGGCGTTGCGCGACGGTCGGGCGATGGACTCGTGGCGGGCGATGATCCGGGCGCAGGGCGGCGACCCGGACGCGCCGATGCCGGTGGCGGCCGAGGTCGAGGTGGTCCGCGCCGAGCGGGACGGGTACGTCACGGCCGTCGACGCGTACGCCATGGGGGTCGCCGCCTGGCGGCTCGGCGCGGGCCGGGCCCGCAAGGAGGACCCGGTCAGCGTGCCGGCCGGCGTGGTGCTGCACAAACGGCCGGGCGACGCGGTCCGGGCCGGTGACCCGCTCTACGAGCTGCGTGCCGAGGACGCGACGAAGATCCCGGCCGCGCTGGCCGAGGCCGCCGGCGCGGTACGGCTCGGGCCGACCGCCCCGGCGCCGAACCCGCTGGTGATGGAACGGATCGGCTGA
- a CDS encoding roadblock/LC7 domain-containing protein: MTTTQDLGWLLANFADRVPGVAHAVAVSADGLLLASSRDLPRDRADQLAAIASGLVSLTQGAARCFEGGAVLQTVVEMDNGFLFLMSISDGSSFAVLAARSSDVGQVGYEMALLVDRVGDALTPQPRAAAGMLG; encoded by the coding sequence ATGACAACTACGCAGGATCTTGGTTGGCTTCTGGCCAACTTCGCCGACCGGGTGCCCGGCGTCGCGCATGCGGTCGCTGTCTCGGCGGACGGTCTACTCCTCGCGTCGTCACGGGATCTGCCGCGCGACCGGGCAGACCAGCTCGCCGCCATCGCGTCGGGCCTGGTCAGCCTGACCCAGGGGGCAGCACGCTGCTTCGAGGGAGGCGCGGTGTTGCAGACTGTCGTGGAGATGGACAATGGGTTCCTGTTCCTGATGTCCATCTCGGACGGCTCGTCCTTCGCCGTGCTGGCCGCCCGCAGCTCCGACGTAGGCCAGGTGGGCTACGAGATGGCGCTGTTGGTCGACCGGGTGGGTGACGCGCTCACCCCGCAGCCGCGCGCGGCTGCGGGCATGCTTGGTTGA
- a CDS encoding adenosine deaminase, translated as MVATIRYEDIVKVPKALLHDHLDGGLRPATIVDLAAEVDHPLPTNDPAALGLWFAEAADSGSLERYLETFAHTVAVMQTAPALRRVARECALDLAADGVVYAEVRFAPEQHLERDLSLDEVVEAVLAGFAEGAAQAAEAGLSIRVGTLLTAMRHAARSQEIAELAVRHRDSGVVGFDIAGAEAGFPPTRHLDAFEYLQRENFHFTIHAGEAFGLPSIWQAIQWCGADRLGHGVRIVDDIAPDGALGRLAAYVRDKRIPLELCPSSNVQTGAVASIADHPIGLLRDLRFRVTVNTDNRLMSGTSMSREMWLLTETFGYGWKELQWFTINAMKSAFIPFDERLRIIDEVIKPAYARLLA; from the coding sequence ATGGTCGCAACTATCCGGTACGAGGACATCGTCAAGGTCCCGAAGGCGCTGCTGCACGACCACCTCGACGGCGGGCTGCGGCCGGCGACGATCGTCGACCTGGCCGCCGAGGTGGACCACCCACTACCCACCAACGACCCCGCGGCGCTCGGACTCTGGTTCGCCGAGGCGGCGGACTCCGGCTCTCTGGAGCGGTACCTCGAGACGTTCGCGCACACGGTCGCGGTCATGCAGACCGCGCCCGCGCTGCGCCGCGTGGCCCGCGAGTGCGCCCTGGACCTGGCCGCCGACGGGGTCGTCTACGCAGAGGTGCGGTTCGCCCCCGAGCAGCACCTGGAACGGGACCTCAGCCTGGACGAGGTGGTCGAGGCGGTGCTGGCCGGGTTCGCCGAGGGCGCCGCGCAGGCCGCCGAGGCGGGCCTGAGCATCCGGGTGGGCACCCTGCTCACCGCGATGCGGCACGCGGCCCGCTCCCAGGAGATCGCCGAGCTGGCGGTACGGCACCGCGACTCCGGGGTGGTCGGGTTCGACATCGCCGGCGCCGAGGCGGGCTTTCCGCCCACCCGACACCTGGACGCCTTCGAGTACCTCCAGCGGGAGAACTTCCACTTCACCATCCACGCCGGCGAGGCGTTCGGTCTGCCGTCGATCTGGCAGGCCATCCAGTGGTGCGGCGCGGACCGGCTCGGCCACGGCGTACGCATCGTCGACGACATCGCTCCCGACGGCGCGCTCGGCCGGCTGGCCGCGTACGTCCGGGACAAGCGGATCCCGCTGGAGCTGTGCCCGTCGTCGAACGTGCAGACCGGCGCGGTGGCCTCGATCGCGGACCACCCGATCGGCCTGCTCCGGGACCTGCGCTTCCGGGTGACCGTCAACACCGACAACCGGCTGATGAGCGGCACCTCGATGTCCCGGGAGATGTGGCTGCTGACGGAGACGTTCGGCTACGGGTGGAAGGAGTTGCAGTGGTTCACCATCAACGCGATGAAGAGCGCCTTCATCCCGTTCGACGAGCGGCTGCGGATCATCGATGAGGTGATCAAGCCGGCGTACGCCAGGTTGCTGGCCTGA
- a CDS encoding DUF4272 domain-containing protein has protein sequence MTVDAPDPREVREASLEELERLGLPLPPAQFPLVWEPGDRIDLRPTAEIEARIAVLHLILARCFGMPPQAAMSWLLGSHLVEMVTPPEWQFVMGGKGDHRSFVLHHDALFALAWVLGLSKQLDPTLAVDEQLVERLPHIAEGETFPHWRSRILTAPQHPADAAALLDLHYCLDWAYLETEREGRRAPSLVDANAIGQRRWALEWAVILRGPYHDEPPGWEEVDLST, from the coding sequence GTGACCGTAGATGCCCCCGACCCGCGTGAGGTGCGCGAGGCGAGCCTGGAAGAGCTGGAACGGCTCGGCCTGCCGTTGCCACCGGCCCAGTTCCCCCTCGTCTGGGAGCCGGGCGACCGGATCGACCTGCGCCCCACGGCGGAGATCGAGGCGCGGATCGCCGTGCTGCACCTGATCCTGGCCCGCTGCTTCGGGATGCCGCCGCAGGCGGCGATGAGCTGGCTGCTCGGCTCACATCTGGTCGAGATGGTCACCCCGCCGGAGTGGCAGTTCGTGATGGGTGGCAAGGGCGACCACCGGTCGTTCGTGCTGCACCACGACGCGCTGTTCGCGCTGGCCTGGGTGCTCGGGTTGAGCAAGCAGCTCGACCCCACCCTGGCGGTGGACGAGCAGTTGGTCGAGCGGCTGCCGCACATCGCGGAGGGGGAGACGTTCCCGCACTGGCGTTCCCGGATCCTCACCGCGCCCCAGCACCCGGCGGACGCCGCCGCCCTGCTCGACCTGCACTACTGCCTGGACTGGGCGTACCTGGAGACCGAGCGGGAGGGCCGGCGTGCGCCCAGCCTGGTCGACGCGAACGCGATCGGTCAGCGGCGCTGGGCGCTGGAGTGGGCGGTGATCCTGCGTGGGCCGTACCACGACGAGCCGCCCGGCTGGGAAGAGGTCGACCTCTCCACCTGA
- a CDS encoding cytidine deaminase, which translates to MTDIDWARLRAAATDAMRHAYAPYSTFPVGAAALVDDGRVVVGCNVENAAYGVTLCAECGVVSSLHATGGGRLVALSCVDATGEPLMPCGRCRQLLWEHGGPDCLIETKTRPLRMAELLPHAFGVEDLEAVTGETPVPVVPERLAAWRGRGTVFVHPDMSAGQQVWTAYWERSAGDDVGAETGVLEEAPSWDDPAEAITWGMARTPRVVVVDEAGTIFWAGEGEPPLEIPVRWTGGY; encoded by the coding sequence ATGACCGACATTGACTGGGCGCGGCTGCGCGCCGCCGCCACCGACGCGATGCGGCACGCGTACGCGCCGTACTCGACGTTCCCGGTCGGCGCGGCGGCGCTCGTCGACGACGGCCGGGTCGTGGTCGGCTGCAACGTGGAGAACGCCGCCTACGGGGTGACGCTCTGCGCCGAGTGCGGCGTCGTCTCCAGCCTGCACGCCACCGGCGGTGGGCGGCTCGTCGCGCTCTCCTGCGTCGACGCCACCGGCGAGCCGTTGATGCCGTGTGGCCGCTGCCGGCAGTTGCTCTGGGAGCACGGCGGGCCGGACTGCCTCATTGAGACGAAGACCCGCCCGCTGCGGATGGCCGAGCTGCTGCCGCACGCCTTCGGTGTGGAGGACCTGGAGGCGGTGACCGGGGAGACCCCGGTGCCGGTGGTCCCGGAGCGGCTGGCCGCCTGGCGGGGACGCGGCACCGTCTTCGTGCACCCCGACATGTCCGCCGGCCAACAGGTCTGGACGGCGTACTGGGAGCGGTCGGCGGGCGACGACGTCGGCGCCGAGACCGGCGTGCTGGAGGAGGCCCCGAGCTGGGACGACCCGGCCGAGGCGATCACCTGGGGAATGGCCCGGACACCGCGGGTGGTGGTGGTGGACGAGGCCGGCACGATCTTCTGGGCGGGCGAGGGGGAGCCGCCGTTGGAGATCCCGGTCCGGTGGACGGGTGGGTACTGA
- a CDS encoding DUF742 domain-containing protein, with product MADRDEPTGALVRPYAVTRGRTRPRLDIALEALVETTVRGRAAANGNGGQGREHQYIAALCDGRVQSLAEIAARMQLPLGVARVLIADMATDGLVAVHEPTILDDSDDAVGTELLERVLSGLRRL from the coding sequence ATGGCCGATCGTGACGAACCAACCGGAGCGTTGGTCCGTCCATACGCCGTGACCCGTGGTCGCACCCGTCCCCGACTCGACATCGCGCTGGAGGCGCTCGTCGAGACGACGGTGCGCGGCCGGGCCGCTGCCAATGGCAACGGCGGTCAAGGCCGCGAACACCAGTACATCGCCGCGCTGTGTGACGGACGCGTGCAATCGCTCGCAGAGATCGCGGCGCGGATGCAGCTCCCGCTCGGTGTGGCCCGGGTGCTCATCGCCGATATGGCGACGGACGGCCTGGTCGCGGTCCACGAGCCGACCATCCTGGACGACTCCGACGACGCGGTGGGCACTGAACTGCTGGAGAGGGTGCTGAGTGGACTTCGCAGGCTCTGA
- a CDS encoding putative RNA methyltransferase has translation MNPRVLRRLRCPVCGEALHQATDTRALRCPRRHSFDIARQGYVNLLAGRAPHTGDTAEMVAARADFLAAGHYDVIATALAAAATEAVARLRATTTSPSSALCSAPTDAPAAGAGWRMEVSRAKDTTAGVRVGAPEADCGAYPLVVDAGAGTGRYLGAVLAALPDAVGLAVDVSKPALRRAARAHPRAAAALADTWQRLPLADASTAVLLNVFAPRNGAEFHRVLDPAGTLLVVTPDADHLTELVTALGLLRVAPDKADRVTASLGGHFTHASSTAHRAELALTRTEAATLVGMGPSAWHTDPGALAGRLAALPEPVRVTVAVQVDHYRPR, from the coding sequence CTGAACCCGCGGGTCCTGCGCCGGCTGCGCTGCCCGGTCTGCGGCGAGGCACTCCACCAGGCCACCGACACCCGGGCGCTGCGCTGTCCCCGCCGGCACAGCTTCGACATCGCGCGGCAGGGCTACGTCAACCTGCTCGCCGGTCGGGCGCCGCACACCGGCGACACGGCGGAGATGGTCGCCGCCCGCGCCGACTTCCTGGCCGCCGGGCACTACGACGTCATCGCGACCGCGCTGGCCGCCGCCGCGACCGAGGCGGTCGCGCGACTCCGTGCGACGACCACATCCCCCTCCTCCGCCCTTTGCTCTGCACCCACCGACGCACCAGCGGCCGGCGCGGGGTGGCGCATGGAGGTAAGCAGAGCAAAGGACACAACAGCAGGGGTACGGGTCGGAGCGCCGGAGGCGGACTGTGGGGCGTACCCCCTGGTGGTCGATGCCGGCGCCGGCACCGGCCGTTACCTCGGCGCGGTGCTGGCGGCGCTGCCGGACGCCGTGGGTCTGGCAGTGGACGTGTCCAAGCCGGCGCTGCGCCGCGCGGCCCGCGCGCACCCCCGGGCGGCGGCGGCGCTCGCCGACACCTGGCAGCGGCTGCCGCTCGCGGACGCCTCCACCGCCGTGCTGCTGAACGTCTTCGCCCCGCGCAACGGCGCGGAGTTCCACCGGGTGCTCGATCCGGCCGGAACGCTGCTGGTGGTCACGCCGGACGCCGACCACCTCACCGAGCTGGTGACAGCGCTCGGCCTGCTGCGGGTGGCCCCGGACAAGGCCGACCGGGTGACCGCGAGCCTCGGCGGGCACTTCACGCATGCCAGCTCGACGGCGCACCGGGCGGAGTTGGCCCTGACCCGGACGGAGGCCGCCACCCTGGTCGGGATGGGTCCGAGCGCCTGGCACACCGACCCGGGCGCCCTCGCCGGCCGGCTGGCCGCCCTGCCCGAGCCGGTCCGGGTGACGGTCGCGGTCCAGGTGGACCACTACCGGCCCCGCTGA
- a CDS encoding nitrate- and nitrite sensing domain-containing protein, with protein sequence MSKRPKTAGSLLSRLRRPASRLQDMPIWSKLGLIMIVPTIATVVVGTSGLVDHVETLNNANRAGDLANLSSYSGDLVDTLQDERTAAVLLLGADGTQPTAQYQEAYNRVNSRVDQATSPYRQQRAEIEDLPGSLEGLLDGIDQNLRDLSGIRSQVFNGKLALTETVQAYDGLISDLLAIRDSSTQLAGDNQLSDRMRAAAAVAREKEFLSLRRVVVHRALGVKGGKKLTPALRRDYVASDTGQQQALQSFKAVATPDDAKFHDQTVAGGDRRQAQNYTGWIDGNTTGEMRDAPFGPDQWEAAMTANAKLIRTVERKLDSEVVTQADGLRSDVQRQVFLETGLLLSMLLLAILFAYLVARSMARSLRELRQGALSVAQYGLPQAVARLRDPQVVGQLSPVQLANQIAEPLPVRSKDEFGQVTEAFNAVHLEAVRTAAEQAALRASVATMFVNLARRSQILVDRLIGHLDRLERGEEDPDRLAELFQLDHLATRMRRNDENLLVLAGADSTRVQREPAALIDVLRAAQSEVEHYTRIEFGVIDRDIEVAAHAVNDLVHLVAELFDNATAFSPPDSQVMVEARRVGDRASLYVEDRGIGISAEQLHDLNERLATPPQVDVAVSRMMGLVVVARLASRHGVRVELRPGNDRGTVADVTLPTSVLVPRALSGRVQQPPPALPAAGAPQPGGPQQGGPAPVFGALPALGNGPRPSESGNQVTLGGRPFEPAARNGAGTPANAGGYRSMPAWSDLTGAAGANGVNGGDGFTPRPANGQPIDPLPQRRAGDDSPTPGQQPPIPRQLPSSPETHPYSAPPVSAQPYSGAPVSAAPTSSQPYSAQPYSGAPYGGAPVSAAPASGQPYAGPPVSASPVSASPTSAQPYSAPPVSGQSFSGFAPRSAPPAQPPSAPAPPAWPPVPGGDREAATPPVPERLAAALDMTTELPRVPRPGEQLPAAQPAAPSATPRPAPAPAAPSRPAPQQPQAQNQQRYADETMELPIFRELESAWFRTRRPGPEETGAKPATNGDNATQQFATVEAAGRAVHKTTPATTGNAPMADTPTAGGAPRDNGSTTDEGARPSLAESLPNRRPQPQNNGWHTAADDGWRAASAAASAVPVAETTTTGLPKRKPMAQLVPGAVEKPTTSVQRRSPEAVRGLLSAYHRGVQRGRSTSENPTNPEATPGGQSSQSGSGPVAGSGQKEQEG encoded by the coding sequence GTGAGCAAACGGCCGAAGACGGCGGGCTCCCTCCTGTCGCGGCTGCGCCGGCCGGCCAGCCGGCTACAGGACATGCCGATCTGGTCCAAGCTCGGTCTCATCATGATCGTGCCGACCATCGCCACGGTCGTGGTGGGCACCAGTGGTCTGGTCGACCACGTGGAGACGCTCAACAATGCCAACCGGGCCGGCGATCTGGCCAACCTGTCGAGCTACTCGGGTGATCTGGTCGACACCCTGCAGGACGAGCGGACCGCCGCCGTTCTGCTGCTCGGTGCGGACGGGACGCAGCCGACGGCGCAGTACCAGGAGGCCTACAACCGGGTGAACTCCCGGGTGGACCAGGCGACGAGCCCCTACCGGCAGCAGCGCGCCGAGATCGAGGACCTGCCGGGCAGCCTGGAAGGGCTGCTCGACGGCATCGACCAGAACCTGCGGGACCTGTCCGGCATCCGCAGCCAGGTGTTCAACGGCAAGCTCGCGCTCACCGAGACCGTGCAGGCGTACGACGGCCTGATCAGCGACCTGCTGGCCATCCGTGACTCGTCCACGCAGCTCGCCGGTGACAACCAGCTGAGCGACCGGATGCGCGCCGCCGCGGCGGTGGCCCGGGAGAAGGAGTTCCTCTCCCTGCGCCGCGTCGTGGTGCACCGCGCGCTGGGCGTCAAGGGCGGCAAGAAGCTGACCCCGGCGCTGCGCCGGGACTACGTCGCCAGCGACACCGGCCAGCAGCAGGCTCTGCAGAGCTTCAAGGCCGTCGCCACCCCTGACGACGCGAAGTTCCACGACCAGACGGTCGCGGGCGGCGACCGCCGGCAGGCACAGAACTACACCGGCTGGATCGACGGCAACACCACCGGCGAGATGCGCGACGCGCCGTTCGGCCCGGACCAGTGGGAAGCCGCCATGACGGCGAACGCCAAGCTGATCCGCACCGTCGAGCGGAAACTCGACAGCGAGGTGGTCACCCAGGCCGACGGGCTCCGGTCGGACGTGCAACGTCAGGTCTTCCTGGAGACCGGCCTGCTGCTGAGCATGCTGCTGCTGGCCATCCTCTTCGCGTACCTGGTGGCCCGCTCGATGGCCCGCTCGCTGCGTGAGCTGCGGCAGGGCGCGCTCTCCGTCGCCCAGTACGGCCTGCCCCAGGCGGTGGCCCGACTGCGTGACCCGCAGGTCGTCGGTCAGCTCTCGCCGGTGCAACTGGCCAACCAGATCGCCGAGCCGCTGCCGGTGCGCAGCAAGGACGAGTTCGGCCAGGTGACCGAGGCGTTCAACGCCGTCCACCTGGAAGCCGTCCGCACGGCCGCCGAGCAGGCGGCGCTGCGCGCCTCCGTCGCGACCATGTTCGTCAACCTGGCCCGCCGTTCGCAGATCCTCGTCGACCGTCTCATCGGGCACCTCGACCGGCTGGAGCGCGGCGAGGAGGACCCGGACCGGCTGGCCGAGCTGTTCCAGCTCGACCACCTGGCCACCCGGATGCGCCGCAACGACGAGAACCTGCTGGTGCTCGCCGGTGCCGACTCCACCCGTGTGCAGCGCGAGCCGGCCGCCCTCATCGACGTGCTGCGCGCCGCGCAGTCCGAGGTCGAGCACTACACCCGGATCGAGTTCGGCGTCATCGACCGCGACATCGAGGTCGCCGCGCACGCGGTCAACGATCTCGTGCACCTCGTCGCCGAGCTGTTCGACAACGCCACCGCGTTCTCGCCGCCGGACTCGCAGGTCATGGTCGAGGCCCGTCGGGTCGGTGACCGCGCCTCGCTGTACGTCGAGGACCGTGGCATCGGCATCAGCGCCGAGCAACTGCACGACCTCAACGAGCGTCTCGCGACGCCGCCGCAGGTGGATGTCGCCGTCTCCCGGATGATGGGTCTGGTCGTGGTCGCCCGGCTGGCGTCCCGGCACGGCGTCCGGGTCGAGCTTCGTCCGGGCAACGACCGTGGCACCGTCGCGGACGTGACCCTGCCCACCTCGGTGCTGGTGCCCCGGGCGCTCTCCGGTCGGGTGCAGCAGCCGCCGCCGGCGCTGCCCGCGGCCGGTGCGCCGCAGCCGGGTGGCCCGCAGCAGGGTGGGCCCGCGCCGGTCTTCGGTGCGCTGCCGGCCCTCGGCAACGGTCCTCGCCCGAGTGAGTCCGGCAACCAGGTCACCCTCGGCGGTCGGCCGTTCGAGCCCGCCGCGCGCAACGGCGCCGGCACCCCGGCCAACGCCGGTGGGTACCGGTCGATGCCGGCGTGGTCCGACCTGACCGGCGCGGCCGGGGCGAACGGCGTCAACGGTGGCGACGGGTTCACCCCGCGGCCGGCCAACGGTCAGCCGATCGACCCGCTGCCGCAGCGTCGGGCCGGGGACGACTCGCCGACCCCCGGCCAGCAGCCGCCCATTCCCCGGCAACTGCCGAGCAGCCCCGAGACGCACCCGTACTCGGCGCCGCCGGTCTCCGCGCAGCCGTACTCCGGCGCGCCGGTCTCGGCCGCGCCCACCTCCAGCCAGCCGTACTCCGCGCAGCCCTACTCCGGTGCGCCGTACGGCGGGGCGCCGGTCTCCGCCGCCCCGGCCTCCGGGCAGCCGTACGCCGGCCCGCCGGTGTCCGCGTCTCCGGTGTCGGCGTCGCCGACGTCCGCGCAGCCGTACTCGGCGCCGCCCGTCTCGGGCCAGTCGTTCAGCGGTTTCGCGCCCCGGTCCGCGCCGCCCGCGCAGCCGCCCAGCGCTCCCGCGCCGCCGGCCTGGCCCCCGGTTCCGGGGGGCGACCGGGAGGCGGCCACCCCGCCGGTGCCGGAGCGGCTCGCCGCCGCTCTGGACATGACGACCGAGCTGCCGCGCGTGCCGCGGCCCGGCGAGCAGTTGCCAGCGGCGCAGCCGGCGGCACCGTCCGCCACTCCGCGGCCGGCGCCCGCTCCGGCCGCGCCGAGCCGGCCGGCGCCGCAGCAGCCGCAGGCGCAGAACCAGCAGCGGTACGCGGACGAGACGATGGAACTGCCCATCTTCCGCGAGCTCGAGTCGGCCTGGTTCCGTACCCGCCGCCCGGGCCCGGAGGAGACCGGCGCCAAGCCGGCGACGAACGGCGACAACGCGACCCAGCAGTTCGCCACCGTCGAGGCCGCTGGTCGGGCAGTCCACAAGACAACACCCGCAACGACAGGTAACGCACCGATGGCAGACACTCCGACGGCCGGAGGAGCGCCGCGGGACAACGGCTCCACAACGGACGAGGGCGCGCGCCCCAGCCTCGCTGAGAGCCTGCCGAACCGCCGGCCCCAACCGCAGAACAACGGTTGGCACACCGCTGCCGACGACGGCTGGCGTGCCGCCTCGGCGGCGGCCAGCGCGGTGCCGGTGGCCGAGACGACCACCACCGGTCTGCCGAAGCGCAAGCCGATGGCGCAGCTGGTGCCTGGTGCGGTGGAGAAGCCGACCACCTCGGTCCAGCGGCGCTCCCCGGAGGCGGTCCGTGGCCTGCTCTCCGCTTACCACCGGGGCGTGCAGCGAGGGCGTAGCACCTCGGAAAACCCGACCAACCCGGAGGCGACTCCGGGTGGGCAATCCTCGCAGTCTGGCTCAGGCCCGGTGGCCGGGAGCGGGCAGAAGGAGCAAGAAGGATGA
- a CDS encoding ABC transporter permease, translating into MSTMAVPDVAVAPVDEGFWTRGRKVGLTLLGLGLLAAVLFGALATDQQARFTLSDDAAGAALEINGTIGAILFGIITIAAGAALLAGVPKRWFLTVLGVGLVGFVLSFLCWQVSAAPAGQNFMPLVNIIRGTFILALPLIFGALAGVLCERSGVVNVAIEGQLLMGAFSGALFGSISGSVWVGLVAAAIGGAFISLLLAVFAIRYLVDQVVMGIVLNLLAVGVTGFLYERLMQTDATKYNSAPRFSNWEIPLLKDIPVLGPALFRGNIFLYLGLLLVLVIHIGLFRTRWGLRTRSVGEHPIAADTLGVKVLRVRYRNVLLAGVVAGIGGASYTLALYSFTKNMIGGKGFIALAALIFGRWNPTGALLAALFFGFADQLATYLGAISSSIPSQFLAMLPYLATILAVAGLVGRVRAPAADGKPYIKG; encoded by the coding sequence ATGTCCACCATGGCTGTCCCCGACGTCGCCGTCGCCCCGGTCGACGAGGGCTTCTGGACCCGTGGCCGCAAGGTCGGCCTCACCCTGCTGGGCCTCGGCCTGCTGGCCGCTGTGCTCTTCGGCGCGCTCGCCACCGACCAGCAGGCCCGGTTCACGCTCAGCGACGACGCCGCCGGTGCCGCGTTGGAGATCAACGGCACGATCGGGGCGATCCTGTTCGGGATCATCACGATCGCCGCCGGCGCCGCGCTGCTGGCCGGGGTGCCGAAGCGGTGGTTCCTCACCGTGCTCGGCGTCGGGCTCGTCGGCTTCGTGCTGTCCTTCCTCTGCTGGCAGGTCTCGGCCGCGCCGGCCGGGCAGAACTTCATGCCGTTGGTCAACATCATCCGGGGCACCTTCATCCTGGCCCTGCCGCTGATCTTCGGCGCGCTCGCGGGAGTGCTCTGCGAACGCTCCGGCGTGGTGAACGTGGCCATCGAGGGTCAGCTGCTGATGGGCGCCTTCAGCGGGGCGCTGTTCGGCAGCATCTCCGGCAGCGTCTGGGTGGGCCTGGTCGCCGCCGCCATCGGCGGCGCGTTCATCTCGCTGCTGCTCGCCGTCTTCGCCATCCGCTACCTGGTCGACCAGGTCGTCATGGGCATCGTGCTCAACCTGCTGGCGGTCGGTGTCACCGGCTTCCTCTACGAGCGGCTGATGCAGACCGACGCGACGAAATACAACAGCGCGCCCCGGTTCAGCAACTGGGAGATCCCGCTGCTGAAGGACATCCCGGTGCTCGGGCCGGCGTTGTTCCGCGGCAACATCTTCCTCTACCTCGGGCTGCTCCTGGTCCTGGTGATCCACATCGGGCTGTTCCGTACCCGCTGGGGGCTGCGTACGCGCTCGGTCGGCGAGCACCCGATCGCCGCCGACACGCTCGGCGTCAAGGTGCTGCGCGTCCGCTACCGCAACGTGCTGCTGGCCGGTGTGGTCGCCGGTATCGGCGGTGCGTCCTACACGCTGGCGCTCTACTCGTTCACCAAGAACATGATCGGTGGTAAGGGCTTCATCGCCCTCGCCGCGCTGATCTTCGGGCGCTGGAATCCGACCGGCGCGCTGCTGGCGGCGCTCTTCTTCGGCTTCGCCGACCAACTCGCCACCTACCTGGGTGCGATCAGCAGCTCGATCCCCAGCCAGTTCCTCGCCATGCTCCCGTACCTGGCGACCATCCTGGCGGTCGCCGGCCTGGTCGGTCGGGTCCGGGCACCGGCGGCCGACGGCAAGCCCTACATCAAGGGCTGA